Sequence from the Streptomyces sp. R33 genome:
GACGGGCGGAGGTCCCAATAGACCATCTTCGTGTCCAGGGCCGCCCCGGAGCCGAGCAGGGTCTGCACCGAGCGCCGGAAGTCGGCCGTGGACGTGAAGTGCGGGGGCAGGCCCGCCGAGGGCCAGCCCGACCAGGCCATCGCCCGCCAGCTGGCGTGACCGGTGTCACGGCCGCCCCAGAACGGCGAGTTGGCGGCCAGCGCGATCAGCGTGGGCAGCCATGGTCTGACCCGGTTCGAGACCGCCACCGCCGTGTCCACGTCGAGGGTGCCGATGTGGATGTGGCGGCCGCAGCTGACGAGGGTGTCGGTGAGCGCGCCGAAGCGGCGGTGCTGCTCGCGCTGGCGCGGCTCGTCGTCGGTCAGGTGCAGCGGCCCTTCCACGGCCACCACCGGCGAGGGCGCGGCCAGCAGCCGGCAGCCGTGGGCGCGGGCCGCCCGGGCGAGGGTGCGCCGCAGGATGGCGAGCTCCTCGCGCAGCATCGGCGCCGAGTCGGCGACCGGGGTGGAGATCTCCACCTGGTAGCGGGTTCCCTCGGGATGCACTTCGTGGGGCAGGCCCGCGGCGGTGGCCAGGACGAGCGGGGCGGCCGGGACCACCCGGAAGGTGCGGGCGTCGACGAGGAGGAACTCCTCCTCGACACCGACGGTCAGCGGGGCCGTGAGAGGGGACGCGTGGACGCCGTTGTCCGCGCTGCCGGTGCTCGTGGTGCTGTTGCCAGGTTCGATCACTACGCCTCCCTGGACATACGAGTCTTTTCATCATGAGCCGAACAAGAGGTGAGGAGCGCACGCCGATTCAGTCAAATGTCCTGTGACAGTGGCGAGTTACCGGCAAGGACCGGCCCGGTCTGAGGCCGCGGGTCCGGATGGGGCGACTGGTGCGCGTGCGCGTGGGCCGGATGTGTACAGGCTCCCGGCCCGTTAATGCCTGGGGTCGCCGAACGGCCGCCGGTTATCATCCGCTGTGACCGGTACGAGCACCCCCACACCCACCCCCACCCGACGCGCGACGCGGATATTCGCGGACCTGACCCCGCTGCGCACGTCCGCGGACTACCGGCGGCTGTGGGTCGGCGGCACCATCTCCTGGATGGGCCAGGCGATGACCGCCCTCGCGATCTCGCTCCAGGTCTACGACATCACCCGGTCCAGCTTCTCGGTCGGGCTCGTCGGACTCTTCTCCCTCGTCCCGCTCGTCGTCTTCGGGCTCTACGGCGGCGCCATCGCCGACACCGTGGACCGGCGCAAGCTCGGCCTCTACAGCTCCCTCGGCCTCTCGGCCCTGTCGATCGCGCTGGCCGGAGCCGCGGTGCTCGACTACCACCGGGTCTGGCTGCTGTACACGGTCGTGGCGCTCCAGGCGGTCTGCGGCGCCCTCAACGGGCCCGCCCGGTCCGCGA
This genomic interval carries:
- a CDS encoding glutamate--cysteine ligase, whose product is MIEPGNSTTSTGSADNGVHASPLTAPLTVGVEEEFLLVDARTFRVVPAAPLVLATAAGLPHEVHPEGTRYQVEISTPVADSAPMLREELAILRRTLARAARAHGCRLLAAPSPVVAVEGPLHLTDDEPRQREQHRRFGALTDTLVSCGRHIHIGTLDVDTAVAVSNRVRPWLPTLIALAANSPFWGGRDTGHASWRAMAWSGWPSAGLPPHFTSTADFRRSVQTLLGSGAALDTKMVYWDLRPSGHWPTLEIRAPDMSPDIDTAILQAELVRALVATILRDIAEQRPEPALRDDVLRLARWRAAHDGLEGFGLDPFTGAELPAPDLAEALLDLVAPELAASGELDHAAKTLAGLLRDGSGAHRQRAAFARRQDLNDVLRHLADETENF